Proteins co-encoded in one Ensifer sp. PDNC004 genomic window:
- a CDS encoding Ldh family oxidoreductase, with protein MSETNTLTIAALFERVEAIFLKAGLNAIQAGALARVIVAGERDACKSHGIYRIEGALRTVKAGKVKPDAVPELDTQEGSAIVKVNAKGGFANPAFELGLPALAERARRLGIAALVINDCTHFSALWPEVEGLTGEGLAGLVMCPSYATVAPTGGNKPLLGTNPFAFGWPRENKPPYVFDFATSVAARGEIELHRRAGKPLPEGWAIDAEGNPTTDPEAALAGAMLPFGGHKGSAIGTMVELLAGIMIGDLTSPEVLDYLGTTTLAPFHGELIVAFSPEKFAAGRPGDPFARAEVLFEAIVGQGARLPSQRRFVARAKSEAEGVVLNTAEMEQLDRLLALGLDAVA; from the coding sequence ATGAGCGAAACCAATACCCTGACGATCGCAGCACTTTTCGAGCGCGTCGAGGCGATCTTCCTGAAGGCGGGGCTCAACGCCATTCAGGCCGGTGCACTGGCCCGGGTGATCGTCGCCGGCGAGCGCGATGCCTGCAAGTCGCACGGCATCTACCGCATCGAAGGGGCGCTTCGCACCGTCAAGGCGGGCAAGGTGAAGCCAGATGCCGTTCCGGAGCTCGATACGCAGGAAGGCTCGGCCATCGTCAAGGTCAACGCCAAGGGCGGTTTCGCCAATCCGGCCTTCGAACTCGGCCTGCCGGCGCTGGCCGAACGTGCCCGCAGGCTCGGCATTGCCGCGCTCGTCATCAATGATTGCACCCATTTTTCGGCACTCTGGCCGGAAGTGGAAGGCCTGACCGGCGAGGGACTTGCCGGCCTCGTCATGTGCCCAAGCTATGCGACCGTTGCGCCGACCGGCGGCAACAAGCCGCTGCTCGGCACCAACCCCTTCGCTTTCGGCTGGCCGCGCGAGAACAAGCCGCCCTACGTCTTCGATTTCGCGACTTCGGTTGCTGCCCGCGGCGAGATCGAGCTGCACCGCCGTGCCGGCAAGCCTTTGCCAGAGGGCTGGGCGATCGATGCTGAGGGTAATCCGACCACCGACCCGGAAGCAGCGCTTGCCGGCGCCATGCTGCCCTTCGGCGGCCACAAGGGTTCGGCGATCGGCACCATGGTCGAGCTTCTCGCCGGCATCATGATCGGCGACCTGACGAGCCCGGAAGTGCTCGACTATCTCGGCACGACGACGCTCGCACCCTTCCACGGCGAACTGATCGTCGCCTTCTCGCCGGAAAAGTTTGCCGCCGGCCGTCCGGGCGATCCTTTCGCCCGCGCGGAAGTGCTGTTCGAAGCGATTGTCGGCCAGGGCGCTCGCCTGCCGTCGCAGCGCCGCTTCGTCGCGCGCGCCAAGTCGGAGGCCGAGGGCGTCGTGCTCAATACCGCCGAAATGGAGCAACTCGACCGCTTGCTGGCTCTCGGATTGGATGCCGTCGCGTAA
- a CDS encoding dihydrodipicolinate synthase family protein → MKAQIFTGVIPALMTPCKEDRTPDFDALVRKGKELIAQGMSAVVYCGSMGDWPLLTDEQRMEGVERLVKAGIPVIVGTGAVNTASAVAHAAHAEKVGAQGLMVIPRVLSRGSVVAAQKNHFKAILSAAPSLPAVIYNSPYYGFATRADLFFALRAEHPNLVGFKEFGGAADMRYAAENITSRDDGVSLMIGVDTAVFHGFVNCGATGAITGIGCVLPKEVIHMCNLSRAAAEGDVDARLRALELEQALAVLSSFDEGPDLVLYFKHMMVLKGDKEYTLHFNESDVLSDSQRGYVEAQFKLFNSWYGEWSKLPGAVQKYKA, encoded by the coding sequence ATGAAGGCTCAGATTTTCACCGGCGTCATCCCGGCGCTGATGACCCCCTGCAAGGAAGACCGCACCCCCGATTTCGACGCGCTGGTGCGCAAGGGCAAGGAGCTGATCGCTCAGGGCATGTCCGCCGTCGTTTACTGCGGCTCGATGGGTGACTGGCCGCTCCTGACCGACGAACAGCGCATGGAAGGCGTCGAACGCCTGGTCAAGGCCGGCATCCCGGTCATCGTCGGCACCGGCGCCGTCAACACCGCTTCGGCCGTCGCACATGCAGCGCACGCCGAGAAGGTCGGCGCGCAGGGCCTGATGGTCATCCCGCGCGTTCTGTCGCGTGGCTCGGTCGTTGCTGCCCAGAAGAACCACTTCAAGGCCATTCTCTCGGCTGCTCCAAGCCTGCCGGCTGTCATCTACAACAGCCCCTACTACGGCTTCGCCACCCGCGCCGACCTGTTCTTCGCGCTGCGCGCCGAACATCCGAACCTCGTCGGCTTCAAGGAGTTCGGCGGCGCTGCCGACATGCGCTATGCGGCCGAAAACATCACCAGCCGTGACGATGGCGTCTCGCTGATGATCGGCGTCGACACAGCCGTGTTCCATGGCTTCGTCAACTGCGGCGCAACGGGTGCGATCACCGGCATCGGCTGCGTCCTGCCGAAGGAAGTCATCCACATGTGCAACCTGTCGCGTGCCGCCGCCGAAGGCGACGTCGACGCCCGTTTGCGCGCACTGGAACTGGAGCAGGCGCTCGCCGTGCTCTCGTCCTTCGACGAAGGCCCGGACCTCGTTCTCTACTTCAAGCACATGATGGTGCTGAAGGGCGACAAGGAATACACGCTGCACTTCAACGAGAGCGACGTTCTCTCCGACAGCCAGCGCGGCTACGTCGAAGCCCAGTTCAAGCTGTTCAACAGCTGGTACGGCGAGTGGAGCAAGCTCCCGGGCGCCGTCCAGAAGTACAAGGCCTGA
- a CDS encoding GntR family transcriptional regulator, with protein MTDIDTDNSPIPERKRGSGVKMVYDLLRDEILDLVLPPGSPIDEVQLAERLKMSRTPIREALVRLAGEGLIDTLPNRSTMVANIDFLNLNPFFDALVLMYRVTTRLAAQNHRPEDLAIIRGFHEDYAAAVQTRDALTMIATNAAFHAAIAESGRNPYFTSLFRRLLDEGRRILRLYYQSYDEQFPQRFVDEHAAMIAAIAARDVEAADRLGKAHAEQIVEQVQKLFARNNKLDIAL; from the coding sequence ATGACCGATATCGACACCGACAACAGCCCCATCCCTGAGCGCAAGCGCGGCTCCGGCGTGAAGATGGTCTATGACCTCTTGCGCGACGAGATCCTCGACCTGGTGCTGCCGCCAGGCAGCCCGATCGACGAAGTGCAGCTTGCCGAGCGGCTGAAGATGTCGCGCACGCCGATCCGCGAAGCGCTGGTGCGCCTTGCCGGCGAAGGACTGATCGACACGCTGCCGAACCGCTCGACGATGGTGGCGAACATCGACTTCCTCAATCTCAATCCGTTCTTCGACGCACTGGTGCTGATGTACCGCGTCACGACAAGGCTTGCGGCGCAGAACCATAGGCCGGAAGACCTGGCGATCATTCGGGGCTTCCACGAAGATTATGCGGCAGCCGTGCAGACGCGCGACGCGCTGACGATGATCGCCACCAACGCCGCCTTCCATGCGGCAATCGCGGAAAGCGGACGCAACCCCTACTTCACCAGCCTGTTTCGTCGACTGCTCGACGAAGGGCGGCGGATCCTGCGTCTCTATTACCAGTCCTATGACGAGCAGTTCCCCCAGCGTTTCGTCGACGAGCACGCGGCCATGATCGCGGCGATCGCGGCGCGCGACGTCGAGGCTGCCGATCGGCTCGGGAAGGCGCATGCGGAGCAGATCGTCGAGCAGGTGCAGAAGCTTTTTGCCCGCAACAACAAGCTCGACATCGCCCTGTAG
- a CDS encoding DUF1127 domain-containing protein encodes MNIARSINNWRKYRQTVTELGRMSNRELRDLGIERADIDRVARTAFAR; translated from the coding sequence ATGAACATCGCACGCTCCATCAACAACTGGCGCAAGTACCGTCAGACGGTCACCGAACTGGGCCGCATGTCGAACCGCGAACTTCGCGACCTCGGCATCGAACGCGCCGACATTGACCGCGTTGCACGCACGGCCTTCGCCCGCTAA